gcccttcccgctctccgcctcctcccgctcctccgcctccgccgccgccgccgccgccaattccaccgccctcctcgccgacgaggacgacgccgccgccgccgccgtggccgccgcgctcgaCTCCgacctcgccctcgccgccgcaaccaccgccgccgccaccgacggcggcgcggctacCAACCCCGACGACGACCGCATCGACGAGCTCGACGTGCTCGACGAGGACGATCCCTCCGCCGTCGCAGACCCTGCCGACgaagcctccgcctccgccaccgccgcgtcTCTCCTCTGGGACCACGCTGCCGGCGTCGCCCGCCTGCCCTTCCGCCTCCCCGCCGCTGGCGACCCCCTGCCCAAGGGGCTGCCCCACTTGGACGCCCCACGTCGGatcgcggccgccgcctttGGATCCGACGACGAGCCTGTGGATCTGGACCTGCGGATGGAGATCTCGTCCATCGGCGGTGTTGAGGACGCGCTACTCCTCAAGCCCGCTTCCGGCCGTAGCGAGACGCGGCTCCGCTCCGGTTGGGCGCGGTGGCTGGAGGGGAAGGCAGACTACCTCCGGCGCGATCGGATGCTGCGGTCCAATTTGGAGTTACTCAATCCTCGCAACCACCCTCTGCTCCAAGACCCGGACAGTCCCGGCCTCACTTCACTCACCCGCGGTGACCGCATGGTGCAGCGGATGCTCCTGGCAGAGATTGAGAAAGACACGTCCAAGAATTCTCGGCGGCGGATCCTCCAGTCGTCTGACAATGACCATGGGACGGGAGCCGCTGTgaaggaggagccggaagaGGATAGGAGGTGGGGATACTTTCCAGGGATCGATCCACATTTGGGGTTCTCAGAGTTCATGGAGAGGTTCTTTGAGTATGGGAAGTGCTCCATGAGGGTGTTCATGGTGTGGAACAGCCCTCAGTGGGCATACGGTGTTCGGCACCAGCGTGGCCTGGAGAGCCTGCTCTTGCATCACCCTGACGCTTGCGTGGTCATGCTGTCGGAGAcgctggagctggaggagtCCTTCCAGgagtttgtgaaggaagggTATGTTTTCTAACCTGCTCATTCGGTTGTGCTTCTTCAGGTataattttatttggttttaaATGGCATGCATGAATGTACATAGATTGATTAGCAAGCACCATTGACAAAGGGGATTGTAATCTCTACTGTTTCATctcattctctttttttatggGAACATCCCATTCTCTTTTATAGCTGTTAGATTAAAAGTGGCACAGTCTATTCAGTATTGCAATCATGCCTGTGCAGGATATTGTCTTCATTGCTTTAGTTAGCATATAGAAGCTTGCTGTGTTCTAGTCCTCCCACTATTCCAGAGGCCTGGATTACATGTCGAACTCTTAGAACTTATTGAGCATCCAAGCAGTCCAATAGAATATCCAACAGTAGGAGAATATGGGGTGTAATACTTTCATGTGCTTGGGTTGCAGATTTGATTAGTGCCACATAAGATTCTAATTCAGTTTTAAAGTATCGAATTCAGTTTATCTATTCCATAACATTGGCTGGATTAGCTGCACAGCCATAAAAAGGGCCTACACGTCTTATAAAAAGGTATTACCATTGGCATGTGAAGTTTTATCCGAACGAGTAATGTGTGGCTGATACAAATCCCACCTAGTTTTAGTCAACTTTCTTAAATTTCACAAACGATGTATCATGTACGTATTTGCTTAACCTTTTCTGTTTGCTATCCAACATCCATATTTGCTGAAATCTTTGTTTTTCTAGATTCATCATCCCCTTCAAAAGGCAATATGATTGCTGTAGTTCATATATTCCGTTCAGCAAAATGCAATCTCTACTAGCCTGTTTATAATTACATATCCCATGATCTGAAGTGCCAATAAACATTCTGAACAGAGCAACACACAAGTAGTATATGAACGAATGCTATTTCTGGAGTTTGTGCCGCAGTATTTGTGTAAGTATACGTATCACGAATTTCACATGGTAAAACATTGGAAGCCCTTTGGATGAACCATTAACATGGACAGTTTACGTTTTGCTTTTTACTGATTGAGTGTTCATATGTGTACAACTGGATACCCAGTAAAGCAAACATCATCGAGAATTGAATCATCTATTATGTAATATCTGAAGTTTCCTGCCTTTTGTTTGAATGGCTGGTGCCCTTTGGTGACTTAAAGCCTGGTTACCAAACATATGTTTGAGATCTTCCTAATAGTCATTCATGTTATCGCATTTTGAACTCAGAttcgacaaaaaaaattatgacttGCCAGTTGCATATGCTTCTTCCAGTTTTTCCCATCCTTGGACAAATGTGTCTTCTGATAGCCAAGTGACACTCTTGTAAGATCTATGCTTGTTTTGTAAAATGTGAAACAACAGATACAATAGTTATGGTCCATGAGGTCAACAGTAAGATCCTGCAGCCACAATGGCTATCCAAATAAACATATTCGAATAGGATTCTTTTGCTATTTGATATTTTGCGGGCATGTGTCTGTTCAGCTATGTTGCACGGATACGGCCCAAACCTGCCGTATCCGTGCAGGATAGGTGCAAAAACGGCTGGGATACTCCAGTCCATGATTTGTACGCTTTTTCCGAATTAAAAGGAAAACTGCTGGGATACATGTGGGATACTGCAGGCGGCCTGTTACTGCTCAATCAAAAGCCAATTTCTCTCATCTCGCACTTACAGATCGCCAACGTGAAGCTCTTGGCAACGCATTGCGAGGCAATGCAAAGATTTAAATGCCAGTTTTCTACATATACTCGCCGTATCCCCGTAACAGCATTTTTAGAAAATGCCGTTTTCCTGTATCTCCGTATCAGTATCCCCGTATTCGTATCCCCGTATCGTGTAACATAGCTGTTCAGTCACGCGGGTAAGCGATCCAATGCCAACAACAGGCTAGCAGAAAGAAAGCCCAGTACTTGCACTTTGGGTTGattagtatttttcttttacctgGAGTTCAAATCCATATTATTTTGGTTATGTTTTCTAGGGCCAGTGCCTATAAAAAGGTACATCATCTATCCTTATTTCTAGACATGTTCACCCCTCGACCAGTGCCCTCCTTTGCTAGCTCCATTCAGCTTAACTGTGTGAAAAGATGTTTACCTGTTGTGAATTCGTCATACCCACGACTAC
This is a stretch of genomic DNA from Brachypodium distachyon strain Bd21 chromosome 1, Brachypodium_distachyon_v3.0, whole genome shotgun sequence. It encodes these proteins:
- the LOC100831515 gene encoding uncharacterized protein At4g19900, with the translated sequence MLPRSHSHNARRRSGLGPQLCAVAAALLLLLSLAVLHSRLSSSSSSPFPLSASSRSSASAAAAAANSTALLADEDDAAAAAVAAALDSDLALAAATTAAATDGGAATNPDDDRIDELDVLDEDDPSAVADPADEASASATAASLLWDHAAGVARLPFRLPAAGDPLPKGLPHLDAPRRIAAAAFGSDDEPVDLDLRMEISSIGGVEDALLLKPASGRSETRLRSGWARWLEGKADYLRRDRMLRSNLELLNPRNHPLLQDPDSPGLTSLTRGDRMVQRMLLAEIEKDTSKNSRRRILQSSDNDHGTGAAVKEEPEEDRRWGYFPGIDPHLGFSEFMERFFEYGKCSMRVFMVWNSPQWAYGVRHQRGLESLLLHHPDACVVMLSETLELEESFQEFVKEGYKVAVAVPNLDELLEGTPAHIFASVWYEWRKTIHYPLHYSELVRLSALYRYGGIYLDSDVIVLKPLKSLQNCIGTVKQVSRDSSFSGAVLVLEKQSPFLVECLNEFYSTYDDTLLQWNGAELMTRVIRNHSDSDQDRGHLAIKLEPSVIFYPINSTDITRYFSVPDNEVERAQHDALFSRIVNDSTTFHLWNSITSSLVPESNSLVERILNRYCLHCLDVL